One Myxococcus stipitatus DNA segment encodes these proteins:
- a CDS encoding MFS transporter produces the protein MTSTRPHGIHHLPSVFGLTWLGQLVSSLGSGLTSFAVMVHVFQRSASLTQYSLASFFAFLPMVLLAPVAGALVDRWDRRRVMLLADLGAACAVFAMWLLAKAGDEGRWEVHGWHYYLPLATCSAFATFRNLAYSASTALMVPKQHLGRANGLIELALGVGQLISPGIAGVLVVRLGLPGILLIDLGSFVISALLLVSVRFPQLASHDLARKPGASLREDVLMGWAFIRERQGLLGMLSFITFANLFTILVTVLITPLVLSFADASRLGWVMSIAGVGMLAGGVMMGAWGGPRKRILGMLGFQLLSGLALFGAALPASPGMVAGAAFVFMFCVPVIAGCSHAIWQSKVPVGLQGRVFAVRRMVALSAPPLAALLAGPLADKLFEPWMSTDGALASSAGRILGTGPGRGIALLYVTLGVLSAINVLVAWLSPRVRNVEEDLPDALPGAPAAPKHGDEESGSGEVLHRVG, from the coding sequence ATGACCTCCACGCGTCCACACGGCATCCACCACCTCCCCTCGGTCTTCGGCCTCACCTGGCTCGGGCAGCTCGTCTCGTCGCTCGGCTCGGGGCTGACGAGCTTCGCGGTGATGGTGCACGTCTTCCAGCGCAGCGCGTCCCTCACGCAGTACTCGCTCGCCTCGTTCTTCGCGTTCCTCCCCATGGTGCTGCTGGCGCCCGTCGCCGGCGCGCTGGTGGACAGGTGGGACAGGCGCCGGGTGATGTTGCTGGCGGACCTGGGCGCCGCGTGCGCCGTGTTCGCGATGTGGCTGCTGGCGAAGGCCGGCGACGAGGGGCGCTGGGAGGTGCACGGCTGGCACTACTACCTGCCGCTCGCGACATGCTCCGCGTTCGCCACGTTCCGCAACCTGGCCTACTCCGCCTCCACCGCGCTGATGGTCCCCAAGCAGCACCTGGGCCGGGCGAATGGGTTGATCGAACTGGCCCTGGGCGTGGGCCAGCTCATCAGCCCTGGCATCGCGGGCGTGCTGGTGGTGCGGCTCGGGCTGCCGGGAATCCTGCTCATCGACCTGGGGTCGTTCGTCATCTCCGCGCTCCTCCTGGTGAGCGTGCGGTTCCCCCAGCTCGCGAGCCACGACCTCGCGCGCAAGCCCGGAGCCTCCCTGCGGGAGGACGTGCTGATGGGCTGGGCCTTCATCCGCGAGCGCCAGGGCCTGCTGGGCATGCTGTCGTTCATCACGTTCGCCAACCTGTTCACCATCCTGGTGACGGTGCTCATCACGCCGCTGGTGCTCAGCTTCGCGGATGCGTCCCGGCTGGGCTGGGTCATGTCCATCGCGGGCGTGGGGATGCTCGCGGGCGGGGTGATGATGGGCGCGTGGGGTGGGCCCCGCAAGCGCATCCTGGGCATGCTCGGCTTCCAACTGCTGAGCGGGCTCGCGCTGTTCGGCGCGGCGCTCCCGGCGAGCCCGGGCATGGTGGCGGGCGCGGCGTTCGTCTTCATGTTCTGCGTCCCGGTCATCGCGGGGTGCTCCCATGCCATCTGGCAGAGCAAGGTGCCCGTCGGGTTGCAGGGCCGGGTCTTCGCCGTGCGCCGGATGGTCGCGCTCTCCGCGCCCCCCCTCGCCGCGCTCCTCGCGGGGCCCCTCGCCGACAAGCTGTTCGAACCCTGGATGTCGACCGATGGCGCGCTCGCCTCCAGCGCGGGCCGAATCCTCGGCACGGGCCCGGGGCGAGGCATCGCCCTGCTCTACGTCACCCTGGGCGTGCTCTCCGCGATCAACGTCCTCGTCGCCTGGCTGTCGCCTCGCGTCCGCAACGTCGAGGAGGACCTCCCGGACGCGCTCCCCGGCGCGCCCGCCGCCCCCAAGCACGGAGACGAGGAATCGGGCTCAGGTGAAGTACTTCACCGAGTCGGGTGA
- a CDS encoding HMA2 domain-containing protein, producing MRRFIYVVHVLPGRMRLRLPWLREHATLANALAEGLLSIEGMDEVEVRPFTGSVLCLHDPEVLETEAVLAAVRGFTGVDLVVRPGEEPPEEETLVGALLAGSDVARAVSRFAKGLDVEVLRATQGRVGLGVLTSIGFVGVGVAKVIATQQLPMPNWFNLAWWSFATFTSVERAAINNTDPPTRGTPPGHSALEAQGESGPVG from the coding sequence ATGCGTCGCTTCATCTACGTGGTCCATGTCCTGCCCGGGCGCATGCGCCTGAGACTGCCGTGGCTGCGCGAACACGCCACGCTCGCCAACGCGCTCGCGGAGGGGCTCTTGTCCATCGAGGGCATGGACGAGGTGGAGGTGCGGCCCTTCACCGGCAGCGTCCTGTGTCTGCATGACCCGGAGGTGCTCGAGACGGAGGCCGTGCTGGCGGCGGTGCGTGGCTTCACCGGCGTGGACCTCGTCGTGCGCCCGGGCGAGGAGCCCCCGGAGGAGGAGACGCTGGTCGGCGCGCTGCTCGCGGGCAGTGACGTGGCCCGCGCCGTCAGCCGCTTCGCCAAGGGGCTCGACGTGGAGGTGCTGCGCGCCACGCAAGGGCGGGTGGGGTTGGGGGTGCTCACGTCGATCGGCTTCGTCGGCGTAGGGGTCGCCAAGGTCATCGCCACCCAACAGCTCCCCATGCCGAACTGGTTCAACCTGGCCTGGTGGAGCTTCGCCACCTTCACCAGCGTGGAGCGCGCCGCCATCAACAACACGGACCCGCCCACGCGCGGAACCCCTCCGGGACACTCGGCCCTGGAGGCGCAGGGGGAGAGCGGCCCCGTGGGATGA